In Schaalia sp. JY-X169, the following are encoded in one genomic region:
- a CDS encoding ribokinase — protein MIDIPSKIAAVTPLDGSVVVVGSANADLTVRVAAMPQPGQTIHGGPLTTLPGGKSANQAAAAALLGAPTAFVGAVGMDDNGDFLAASLDACGVDTGNLHRVKVATSCAIITVDARAENMIVVTEGANNQVDDEILDAARDALTSAKAVGLALEIPIETVIAAAQMAHEAGAVVVFNPSPMPSSIPQELLANTDVLVINEGEMRAMIGDIAGDWYFAEERLKALGVGSAVVTVGPRGAVVLDRGATLVPVVEVEVVDTTGCGDSFTGALMAALASGRDLVAAAEFASVVASYASMGFGAQASYGTLEQIQAAFING, from the coding sequence ATGATAGATATACCCTCTAAGATCGCAGCGGTTACGCCGCTGGATGGTTCCGTGGTCGTCGTTGGTTCTGCAAATGCGGACTTGACGGTGCGTGTGGCTGCAATGCCGCAGCCGGGGCAGACGATTCACGGTGGCCCACTCACGACGCTTCCCGGTGGGAAATCAGCCAATCAGGCTGCTGCTGCGGCGCTTCTTGGTGCACCCACCGCTTTTGTCGGCGCTGTCGGCATGGATGACAACGGGGATTTCCTCGCGGCATCCCTGGATGCCTGTGGTGTGGATACCGGCAACTTGCACCGCGTCAAGGTGGCGACATCCTGCGCGATAATCACCGTGGACGCCCGCGCTGAGAACATGATTGTGGTTACCGAAGGTGCGAATAACCAGGTTGATGACGAGATCTTGGATGCGGCTCGCGATGCGTTGACTAGCGCGAAGGCAGTCGGCCTGGCACTGGAGATCCCCATTGAAACGGTCATCGCCGCCGCCCAGATGGCGCATGAGGCAGGGGCGGTCGTTGTTTTCAACCCTTCGCCGATGCCAAGTTCGATTCCTCAGGAGCTTCTGGCGAATACGGACGTCCTCGTCATCAACGAGGGCGAGATGAGAGCAATGATTGGCGATATTGCGGGGGACTGGTACTTCGCAGAAGAACGTCTCAAGGCGCTTGGTGTGGGAAGTGCAGTCGTAACAGTCGGTCCTCGGGGAGCCGTGGTCTTGGATCGCGGGGCAACGCTGGTGCCAGTGGTTGAGGTGGAGGTGGTGGACACCACCGGATGCGGCGATTCCTTCACGGGCGCGCTGATGGCGGCCCTAGCGTCCGGGAGGGATCTCGTGGCGGCTGCAGAGTTCGCCTCGGTAGTCGCTTCGTATGCCTCGATGGGGTTCGGCGCGCAGGCTTCGTATGGCACGTTGGAACAGATACAGGCGGCATTCATCAATGGTTAG
- a CDS encoding DNA polymerase III subunit delta', which produces MTVWETMIGQLAAVSTLTRAAAEGRGVVSGEVSVQRVLSHAWLITGPPGSGRSIAAKCLAASLQCTGEPVGCGQCEGCRTTMAGNNADVRVYATDASNYALRVVKDVWLEHAYRAPEHGRWRVTIIEDADRLREDSSNALLKAIEEPPERGIWILCAPTPGEVLRTIRSRCRELALRTPDVAEVAKYLVETDAVSLEDATRAATIAQSHVGFARGILRNPALRDDFRSVFSLPLHAKTSGQAVLIAGRMHDALKEIAKQRTEQADARARKELFEVLGLTEGRPVPPALRKQVKELEEDETRRARRALADAIDRALTDLLGFYRDVLNLQLGAGTGLVNVDMVSQIEDVAASSTAETTMERVGAIELARSRNQSTAAPLLLLEAMVITLANPVETRPEV; this is translated from the coding sequence GTGACTGTCTGGGAGACGATGATCGGACAGCTGGCAGCGGTGTCCACTTTGACCCGAGCCGCCGCCGAGGGACGAGGGGTGGTCAGTGGTGAAGTCTCCGTCCAGCGGGTTCTCTCCCACGCGTGGCTCATCACGGGTCCCCCGGGATCGGGACGCTCCATCGCAGCCAAATGCTTGGCGGCGAGCCTGCAGTGCACGGGTGAGCCGGTTGGGTGTGGTCAGTGCGAAGGGTGTCGCACAACCATGGCTGGAAACAATGCTGACGTGCGGGTCTACGCAACGGATGCGTCAAATTACGCCCTCCGTGTTGTCAAGGATGTGTGGTTGGAGCACGCCTATCGAGCCCCCGAGCATGGTCGCTGGCGGGTGACAATCATCGAGGATGCCGACCGTCTTCGGGAAGACAGCTCGAATGCGCTGCTTAAGGCGATAGAGGAGCCTCCGGAACGTGGCATCTGGATCCTCTGCGCGCCAACGCCCGGTGAAGTCCTGCGTACTATCCGCTCCCGGTGCCGCGAACTTGCCCTGCGCACCCCCGATGTGGCGGAGGTTGCCAAATATCTTGTGGAAACGGACGCAGTCTCACTTGAGGATGCCACTAGAGCCGCAACGATCGCCCAGTCTCATGTCGGCTTTGCAAGAGGCATCCTCAGAAACCCTGCTCTAAGAGATGACTTCCGCTCTGTTTTCTCCCTTCCCCTGCACGCAAAAACTTCGGGTCAGGCTGTTTTGATTGCCGGCCGCATGCATGATGCCCTGAAGGAAATAGCCAAGCAACGCACCGAGCAGGCTGATGCCCGGGCACGAAAAGAGTTGTTTGAGGTCTTGGGGCTCACCGAGGGGCGCCCGGTTCCCCCGGCCCTACGCAAGCAGGTCAAAGAACTGGAAGAAGATGAGACGCGTCGCGCCCGCCGCGCCCTCGCCGACGCCATTGACCGCGCGCTCACAGACTTGCTGGGTTTCTACAGGGATGTTCTGAACTTGCAGTTGGGGGCGGGAACAGGACTGGTCAACGTTGACATGGTCAGTCAGATTGAAGATGTTGCTGCATCCAGCACGGCTGAAACGACCATGGAGCGGGTGGGTGCTATCGAGTTGGCAAGGTCCCGCAACCAGAGCACGGCCGCACCGCTTTTGCTTTTGGAAGCCATGGTTATCACGCTTGCGAACCCCGTAGAGACCAGGCCTGAAGTGTGA
- a CDS encoding HsmA family protein — MFILSIVLITVALVFYTIGVWSERIQGELKWWQVGAFALGFAADTSGTLLMSAIAKSDGPSGLEGSPILAQLMAVSGVVALVLMGLHLAWAVVVMIRNRPAEKKSFHKFSLVVWTIWLVPYFTGAIAAMA, encoded by the coding sequence ATGTTCATCCTGTCAATCGTTCTCATCACCGTGGCCCTGGTCTTCTACACCATTGGGGTGTGGAGCGAGCGGATCCAGGGGGAGCTGAAATGGTGGCAGGTTGGAGCCTTTGCGCTTGGTTTCGCAGCTGACACCAGCGGCACGCTTCTGATGTCCGCTATCGCCAAGAGCGATGGTCCAAGCGGCCTTGAGGGAAGCCCAATCCTGGCGCAACTGATGGCTGTGTCCGGCGTGGTCGCCCTCGTCCTAATGGGCCTTCATCTCGCCTGGGCTGTTGTGGTGATGATCCGCAACAGGCCTGCCGAAAAGAAGAGTTTCCACAAGTTCAGCCTGGTTGTCTGGACGATTTGGCTGGTCCCATACTTCACGGGAGCCATTGCCGCGATGGCATAG
- the topA gene encoding type I DNA topoisomerase, translating to MKLVIVESPAKAQTIRGYLGDDYQVEASVGHVRDLPTPSALPKTMKNGPYSKFAVDVEGGFKPYYQVHTDKKKRVAELRKALKDADELYLATDEDREGEAIAWHLYEVLKPKVPVKRMVFHEITKDAIQGALANTRDIDRDLVDAQETRRVLDRLFGYEVSPVLWRKVAPSLSAGRVQSVATRLVVDREQERMAHVSAEYWSLAATVIPTDAHGDADRSFAVKVNTLDGAPIAGGADFGPDGKLTDKATTAGTIVLDSPVAQGVAAAMNDARGTVSAVTQKPYRRRPAAPFTTSTLQQDASRKLKWNASTTMRVAQTLYEGGYITYMRTDSTNLSGQALSAARKVAVDRYGAASVPEKPRFYAKKQKGAQEAHEAIRPSGDHFRSPESLTGALSAQQVALYRLIFQRTVASQMVDAVGFTATVKVDIDLTDSAAGFNVASASTSGTVITDPGFQQLYRESKDKGGPSSKSGGKVEEQDLPQVAEGDGVTVAEAAAEDHHTTPPGRYTEATLVKAMEDLGIGRPSTYAATIQTIGDRGYITHRGQYLVPTWLAFSVTRLLVENLAELVDYQFTAAMEADLDRIAAGETKGTEWLHDFYFGLVEAQARDAEDQAEKSENPVATYGLKHTVENLGEIDARRVNSVDVAPGVVLRSGRYGPYLQHEDGRRCSVPPTVAPDEMTPQLAEELLLAAASDGRELGVHPQTGHMLVVKNGRFGPYITEVLPEVEGETAKAAKSKTAVKPKTASLFSSMDIATVTLEDALKLMSLPREVGKDPETSEVITAQSGPYGPYLKRGRDTRPLPSEEALLTVTLEEALQLYAQPKTRRGAGAVKTALREFGADPVTGRPVVVKDGRFGPYVTDGQTNATVPRSETVEGLTEERAYTLLADRRDKAPAQKKTPARKTTARRAPARKTTARKSSGK from the coding sequence TTGAAGCTTGTAATCGTAGAGTCACCGGCTAAGGCCCAGACGATTCGCGGATACCTGGGGGATGACTACCAGGTGGAAGCATCGGTTGGTCATGTCCGTGACCTTCCCACGCCCTCGGCGCTCCCAAAGACCATGAAAAATGGCCCCTACTCGAAGTTCGCCGTTGATGTAGAGGGCGGGTTTAAGCCCTATTACCAGGTGCACACCGACAAGAAGAAGAGGGTGGCCGAACTTCGCAAAGCCCTCAAAGATGCAGACGAACTCTATCTGGCAACTGATGAGGACCGCGAGGGTGAGGCCATCGCCTGGCACCTCTATGAAGTACTCAAGCCCAAGGTTCCCGTGAAACGGATGGTGTTCCACGAAATCACCAAGGACGCGATCCAGGGGGCTCTGGCCAACACCCGTGACATTGACCGCGACCTAGTAGACGCCCAAGAGACCCGGCGTGTCCTTGACAGGCTCTTCGGATACGAGGTGTCGCCGGTCTTATGGCGTAAGGTTGCCCCTTCGCTGTCAGCCGGTCGCGTGCAATCGGTTGCCACCAGGCTGGTTGTCGATCGGGAACAAGAGCGAATGGCTCACGTAAGCGCCGAATACTGGTCGCTTGCCGCCACGGTGATTCCCACGGACGCGCACGGCGATGCAGACCGGTCGTTTGCGGTCAAGGTCAACACTCTCGATGGTGCTCCCATTGCTGGCGGGGCAGATTTTGGCCCAGACGGGAAGCTGACCGACAAGGCCACCACAGCGGGAACAATAGTCCTGGATTCTCCGGTCGCTCAGGGTGTCGCCGCCGCAATGAATGACGCGCGCGGAACTGTGTCAGCGGTGACGCAGAAGCCCTATCGCAGGCGCCCCGCAGCACCCTTCACGACCTCGACCCTCCAACAGGACGCATCCAGGAAGCTGAAGTGGAATGCCTCAACCACCATGCGCGTCGCCCAAACGTTGTACGAGGGCGGGTATATCACGTACATGCGAACTGACTCCACGAACCTGTCGGGCCAGGCGCTCTCAGCCGCGCGCAAAGTCGCGGTAGACAGGTACGGAGCTGCCAGTGTCCCTGAAAAGCCACGTTTCTATGCGAAAAAGCAGAAGGGTGCTCAGGAGGCACATGAGGCAATCCGTCCATCAGGTGACCACTTCCGCTCCCCGGAATCCCTCACGGGAGCACTTTCCGCCCAGCAGGTTGCACTCTATCGGCTGATCTTCCAGCGCACTGTTGCCTCGCAGATGGTTGATGCAGTTGGCTTTACCGCCACGGTAAAGGTTGATATTGACCTGACCGACTCTGCCGCTGGGTTCAACGTTGCGTCGGCCTCCACATCGGGCACCGTAATCACAGATCCGGGCTTCCAGCAGCTGTACCGGGAGAGCAAGGATAAGGGTGGCCCCAGTTCAAAATCTGGCGGGAAGGTTGAGGAACAGGATCTTCCCCAGGTTGCAGAAGGGGATGGCGTCACCGTTGCAGAAGCCGCTGCTGAAGACCATCACACAACTCCCCCCGGGCGTTACACGGAAGCGACCCTGGTCAAAGCCATGGAAGACTTGGGGATTGGCCGTCCCTCGACATATGCGGCAACAATCCAGACAATCGGAGACCGTGGGTACATAACCCACCGCGGCCAATACCTGGTCCCCACCTGGCTGGCCTTCTCGGTGACCAGGTTGCTTGTAGAGAACCTTGCGGAGCTTGTTGACTACCAGTTCACCGCCGCCATGGAGGCCGACCTCGACCGAATAGCCGCCGGTGAAACAAAAGGTACAGAGTGGCTGCATGACTTCTACTTCGGCCTGGTTGAAGCGCAGGCACGGGATGCAGAGGACCAGGCGGAGAAGTCTGAGAACCCGGTGGCCACCTACGGGTTGAAGCACACTGTTGAGAACTTGGGAGAGATTGATGCTCGCCGCGTGAACTCCGTGGATGTCGCTCCCGGGGTGGTTCTGCGCAGTGGAAGGTACGGGCCCTACCTGCAGCACGAGGACGGGCGGCGCTGTTCAGTTCCCCCCACCGTCGCTCCGGATGAAATGACTCCGCAGCTGGCAGAAGAACTCTTGCTGGCCGCTGCCTCTGACGGGCGTGAGCTTGGCGTGCATCCGCAGACCGGTCACATGCTGGTCGTCAAGAATGGCCGGTTTGGACCCTACATCACCGAAGTGTTGCCCGAGGTCGAAGGCGAGACGGCAAAGGCAGCGAAATCCAAGACTGCTGTAAAGCCCAAGACAGCCAGCCTGTTCTCTTCAATGGACATCGCAACTGTGACACTCGAAGACGCCCTCAAGCTGATGTCACTTCCGCGTGAAGTCGGCAAAGATCCTGAGACAAGCGAGGTCATCACGGCCCAGAGCGGCCCCTATGGCCCCTACCTGAAGAGAGGACGCGATACGCGGCCACTTCCAAGTGAAGAGGCGCTGCTGACGGTCACCTTGGAAGAGGCGTTGCAGCTGTATGCACAGCCCAAGACCCGACGTGGGGCTGGTGCAGTAAAGACCGCGCTGCGTGAGTTCGGCGCAGATCCGGTGACAGGACGCCCCGTTGTGGTTAAGGACGGAAGATTCGGTCCGTATGTGACTGACGGACAAACAAACGCCACGGTGCCGCGCTCGGAGACGGTTGAGGGACTGACCGAAGAGCGCGCATACACGCTGCTTGCTGACCGCCGTGACAAGGCGCCTGCTCAGAAGAAAACACCCGCGCGGAAAACGACTGCACGTAGGGCTCCGGCTCGTAAGACCACGGCGCGCAAGTCATCAGGAAAGTAG
- the tmk gene encoding dTMP kinase, which translates to MNLDALAELLKSREGTGLFISFEGGDGCGKSTQVRMLAEALEKRGVDVLASREPGGTTLGQQLRNHIQHGPDDVDPRTEALLYAADRAYHAATLLRPALARGATILEDRYIDSSVAYQGAARDLGAEEIRSLSQWATEGLEPDVTLLFDIDSTRGLARVAATGESLDRLERAGSQFHARVREEYLRIAAQFPERFIVIDAAAPIETVFEDVVDSLLGRLER; encoded by the coding sequence GTGAATCTTGACGCGCTAGCCGAACTCCTCAAGAGCCGGGAGGGCACCGGCCTTTTCATCTCGTTTGAGGGCGGTGATGGATGTGGAAAGTCAACCCAGGTCCGGATGCTTGCTGAGGCGTTGGAGAAGCGCGGCGTTGATGTTCTTGCGTCCCGGGAACCCGGTGGGACGACGCTTGGTCAACAACTGCGCAACCACATTCAGCACGGGCCAGATGATGTTGACCCACGTACTGAGGCGCTGTTGTATGCGGCAGATCGCGCCTACCATGCGGCGACTCTGCTCCGTCCCGCACTTGCCAGGGGTGCCACGATCCTGGAGGACCGCTACATAGACTCTTCTGTTGCCTACCAGGGTGCGGCGCGCGACCTAGGTGCTGAAGAGATTCGCTCGCTGTCACAATGGGCTACGGAAGGGCTTGAGCCCGATGTGACCCTGCTGTTTGATATTGATTCCACCCGGGGCTTGGCGCGTGTAGCAGCCACCGGTGAGAGCCTGGACCGCCTAGAGCGGGCGGGAAGCCAGTTTCACGCCCGGGTCCGCGAAGAGTATCTACGGATTGCAGCCCAGTTCCCGGAACGTTTCATTGTTATTGACGCTGCTGCGCCGATAGAAACGGTATTCGAGGACGTCGTGGACTCACTTTTGGGGAGGCTGGAACGGTGA
- a CDS encoding methyltransferase translates to MTRVIPSVTLRFAIDEVGVGSRNVGGLWQGGPKVEMEEAMGQLNMEPVLMAALRSDLLAADWTVDVVEGLLSPMALAAMDRDQLVPAALEMRNQTSPAAVLTMVFVLAQPVRAGSFAYAMPALGVDGAVSLGIIATEGREGEVWCNAVLDLRPHTAAIPVGGVIERHQWWVASDLSQAQTGRPPREDYVLGIASASTNLLRLTMRDPVESALDMGCGCGILALYLSTHAQKVVATDISERACDFTRFNAALNQVDIDVRQGSLFDPVVGQSFDLITSNPPFVITPEAVRARTNLEYRDGGMVRDNLIPLIIEQAVAHLAPGGCLQMLANWEVGSDTKWWQRRPTRWVEDATATLVADGVEVDAWVVQRDLVDVAQYAEWWMRDQWGDNVERGVWNAEYTEWIRDFAKAGTGYVGLGFIAVRLRRRKDDVEMVSGDLTVVAEYLPEGEPADGNAVKTALNNLRTPRDWKNATFLRRSDVREARYYVPGQPDPELVRITQGCPGGRDRSVSSVVAALVGVSDGELTPAQVIPAIAALLGREESEVSLELEEAVPELLRSGVLEEAPSPEH, encoded by the coding sequence ATGACACGCGTCATACCTAGCGTAACCCTCAGGTTCGCGATTGACGAGGTCGGAGTTGGCTCCAGAAATGTCGGAGGGCTGTGGCAGGGTGGACCCAAGGTAGAAATGGAGGAAGCGATGGGACAGTTGAACATGGAGCCGGTACTCATGGCCGCATTGCGCAGCGATCTCTTAGCGGCGGATTGGACCGTTGACGTTGTGGAAGGGCTGCTGTCCCCCATGGCGCTGGCAGCGATGGATAGGGACCAGCTTGTGCCGGCAGCCCTTGAGATGCGCAATCAGACCTCACCGGCAGCGGTGTTGACGATGGTTTTCGTCCTCGCGCAACCAGTGAGAGCAGGTTCTTTCGCCTACGCCATGCCCGCTCTTGGAGTTGACGGCGCGGTATCCCTGGGGATTATCGCAACCGAGGGTCGTGAAGGTGAGGTGTGGTGCAATGCTGTATTAGACCTGCGCCCCCACACTGCCGCGATCCCCGTCGGGGGCGTGATTGAACGCCACCAATGGTGGGTGGCATCGGACCTCTCACAGGCCCAAACGGGCCGCCCCCCACGGGAGGACTATGTGCTTGGGATAGCGTCGGCCTCGACGAACCTCTTGCGACTGACGATGCGGGACCCTGTGGAGTCTGCCCTTGATATGGGGTGTGGGTGTGGAATTCTTGCCCTATACCTTTCCACTCATGCGCAGAAGGTTGTGGCCACGGACATCTCAGAGCGGGCTTGCGACTTCACGCGTTTCAATGCTGCATTGAATCAGGTGGATATTGATGTTCGGCAAGGGTCACTTTTTGATCCCGTTGTCGGCCAATCTTTCGATCTGATCACCTCAAATCCACCTTTCGTAATCACACCGGAAGCGGTGCGGGCGCGGACAAACCTTGAGTACCGCGATGGGGGAATGGTTCGTGACAACTTGATTCCGCTCATCATTGAACAGGCAGTGGCACACCTGGCACCTGGTGGGTGCCTACAAATGTTGGCCAACTGGGAGGTGGGCAGTGACACGAAGTGGTGGCAGCGAAGACCAACCAGGTGGGTAGAGGATGCAACCGCAACCCTGGTAGCAGACGGTGTGGAGGTAGACGCCTGGGTGGTTCAACGCGATCTGGTTGATGTTGCCCAGTATGCGGAGTGGTGGATGCGCGACCAGTGGGGGGACAACGTAGAGAGGGGTGTGTGGAACGCAGAGTACACGGAGTGGATCCGTGACTTTGCCAAGGCGGGTACCGGGTATGTTGGGCTCGGATTCATCGCCGTGCGGTTACGGAGAAGAAAAGATGACGTAGAGATGGTTAGCGGGGACCTTACGGTAGTGGCGGAATATCTACCAGAAGGTGAACCTGCGGATGGGAACGCCGTGAAGACTGCTCTCAACAATCTTCGTACCCCGCGGGACTGGAAGAATGCAACCTTTCTGCGCCGAAGTGACGTCAGGGAAGCGCGCTACTATGTTCCGGGCCAGCCCGATCCGGAGTTGGTGAGGATCACGCAGGGCTGTCCCGGCGGCCGGGACCGGTCCGTCAGTTCGGTCGTTGCAGCACTCGTTGGTGTCTCAGATGGGGAGCTAACCCCGGCCCAGGTCATTCCTGCGATCGCCGCACTCCTCGGACGGGAAGAGAGTGAAGTGTCGCTAGAACTTGAGGAAGCAGTGCCTGAACTCCTGCGCTCCGGCGTTCTGGAAGAGGCTCCGTCCCCAGAACACTGA
- a CDS encoding alpha/beta hydrolase, with amino-acid sequence MLDSDPTSRSRPLTQRSGLRLLASASAFALLLAGCASPTPTANRGEQMVDPEPLTSQAPAGFESYYGQTIDWSECEAGQVTPALMAAPEDLDYYQCGTLDAPMNWDDPDSEPIELAVARYLGAPEDGERPPLFYNLGGPGGGAVESLSAVVANIVTDQVAQAYNIVALDPRGVGASSPIWCMTDEERDADNARDVDVADMSLDERVAWNDAEIATIGNQCLERNGEILGFVDSDSAARDFDMTRAVLGAETMDYLGFSYGTLLGAIYADLFPDHVGRFVLDGVLDPAMNLNEVSAAQIAGMEASLYNWIETCVTGKNCPLGSTLEEGKETMVKFFEDVAASPLPTADPQRPLTEGLASTAVIGTLYSTDSYQLLTQAMAQALEGDGSMLLFLADYFNDRGEDGVFMSNQSDAFLAVNMLDYEPVGTPEQWEAEAQQIAAANPILGADYGFASAGISQWPVESRAPRRSIQAQDAPEMLLIGTTHDPATPFVMAENLHKEIPNTTLLTVEGWNHTAYSASASSCVIGAVDRFLLNGELPKDGTVCD; translated from the coding sequence ATGTTGGACTCTGACCCTACTTCCCGTTCCCGGCCACTAACCCAAAGATCGGGTCTGCGCCTCTTGGCTTCAGCCTCGGCATTTGCACTGCTACTCGCGGGGTGTGCGTCGCCGACTCCGACCGCAAATCGGGGTGAGCAGATGGTGGATCCAGAGCCGTTGACCAGTCAGGCGCCCGCAGGATTTGAGTCATACTATGGCCAGACGATTGACTGGAGTGAGTGCGAGGCCGGACAGGTCACCCCCGCATTGATGGCGGCACCTGAGGACTTGGACTATTACCAGTGTGGAACGCTTGATGCGCCGATGAACTGGGATGATCCGGACAGTGAACCCATTGAGTTGGCAGTGGCGCGCTACCTCGGCGCCCCGGAAGATGGGGAGCGTCCCCCACTGTTTTACAACCTGGGAGGTCCCGGTGGTGGAGCCGTGGAATCCCTCAGCGCAGTTGTCGCCAACATCGTCACCGATCAGGTTGCTCAGGCCTACAACATTGTTGCCCTCGACCCCCGCGGAGTGGGGGCGTCCTCGCCCATCTGGTGCATGACTGATGAGGAAAGGGACGCGGATAACGCGCGCGACGTCGATGTTGCGGACATGAGTCTTGATGAGCGGGTCGCGTGGAATGACGCTGAAATCGCAACGATTGGCAACCAGTGTTTGGAACGCAACGGAGAGATTCTCGGCTTCGTTGACTCTGACTCAGCAGCCCGGGACTTCGATATGACGCGGGCGGTACTGGGCGCTGAGACCATGGACTACCTGGGCTTCTCATACGGGACCTTGCTTGGCGCAATCTACGCGGACCTATTCCCGGACCATGTTGGCAGGTTCGTCCTTGATGGCGTCCTCGACCCCGCAATGAACCTCAATGAGGTGTCAGCAGCGCAGATAGCAGGCATGGAAGCGTCTCTTTACAACTGGATCGAAACCTGCGTTACAGGGAAGAACTGCCCGCTCGGCAGCACGCTTGAAGAAGGCAAAGAAACCATGGTGAAGTTCTTCGAGGACGTTGCCGCGTCACCACTTCCAACTGCCGATCCGCAGCGCCCTCTCACAGAAGGGCTGGCCAGCACCGCCGTCATTGGGACACTGTATTCCACGGACAGCTACCAGCTACTCACGCAGGCAATGGCCCAGGCACTGGAGGGTGACGGGTCAATGCTGTTGTTCCTAGCTGACTACTTCAACGACCGTGGTGAAGACGGGGTGTTCATGTCAAATCAGTCGGATGCCTTCCTGGCCGTCAATATGCTGGACTATGAGCCTGTCGGAACCCCGGAGCAGTGGGAGGCAGAAGCCCAGCAGATCGCGGCGGCTAACCCCATCCTTGGCGCAGACTATGGGTTTGCTTCCGCTGGGATCTCCCAGTGGCCCGTAGAGTCACGCGCGCCACGACGGTCGATCCAAGCACAGGACGCACCGGAAATGCTGCTGATTGGCACCACCCACGATCCGGCAACACCGTTCGTGATGGCGGAGAACCTCCACAAGGAAATCCCCAACACCACGCTTCTGACAGTCGAGGGATGGAATCATACTGCTTACAGCGCTAGCGCGTCCTCGTGCGTCATAGGTGCAGTTGACCGCTTCCTGCTTAACGGGGAGTTGCCAAAGGACGGGACAGTCTGCGACTAG